Proteins from a genomic interval of Mustela lutreola isolate mMusLut2 chromosome 4, mMusLut2.pri, whole genome shotgun sequence:
- the LOC131829132 gene encoding DDB1- and CUL4-associated factor 13-like produces MTWGFDSISSVKFNPIETFLLGSCASDRNIVLYDMRKATPLKKVILDMRTNTICWNPMEAFVFTAANEDYNLYTFDMRALDTPVMVHMDHVSAVLDVDYSPTGKEFVSASFDKSIRIFPVDTSRSREVYHTKRMQHVICVKWTSDSKYIMCGSDEMNIRLWKANASEKLGVLTSREKAAKDYNQKLKEKFQHDPHIKCIARHRHLPKSIYSQIQEQRIMKEARQRKEVNRLKHSKPGSVAIVSEKKKHVVAVVK; encoded by the coding sequence ATGACCTGGGGATTCGACAGCATAAGTAGTGTTAAATTTAACCCTATTGAGACATTTCTCTTGGGAAGTTGTGCTTCTGACAGGAATATAGTACTATATGATATGAGGAAAGCTACTCCTCTGAAAAAGGTCATCTTAGATATGAGAACAAATACAATTTGTTGGAATCCTATGGAAGCTTTCGTTTTTACTGCAGCAAATGAAGATTACAACTTGTATACATTTGATATGCGTGCACTGGACACTCCTGTAATGGTACATATGGATCACGTGTCTGCGGTGCTTGATGTGGATTATTCTCCCACTGGGAAAGAGTTTGTGTCTGCTAGTTTTGATAAATCTATTCGTATCTTTCCTGTGGACACAAGTAGAAGCAGGGAAGTCTATCACACAAAGAGAATGCAACATGTTATCTGTGTAAAATGGACTTCTGACAGCAAATATATTATGTGCGGATCTGATGAAATGAACATTCGTTTGTGGAAAGCTAATGCTTCTGAAAAATTGGGTGTGCTTACATCACGAGAAAAAGCAGCCAAAGATTATAACCAGAAGTTGAAGGAGAAATTTCAACATGATCCTCATATAAAATGCATTGCTCGTCACCGACATCTACCAAAATCTATCTACAGCCAGATCCAGGAACAGCGGATCATGAAGGAAGCTCGCCAACGAAAGGAGGTGAATCGTCTCAAACATAGCAAGCCTGGATCTGTAGCAATTGTgtcagagaagaagaaacacGTAGTGGCAGTTGTGAAATAA